The following are encoded together in the Ictalurus punctatus breed USDA103 chromosome 1, Coco_2.0, whole genome shotgun sequence genome:
- the LOC128633575 gene encoding centrosomal protein of 162 kDa-like has translation MMKKERDLAKAQVISTSGDKGFELKLLEKIHKEEVAALKKRLQWYAENQELLDKDAARLQSANAETQRLTEQVRW, from the exons atgatgaaaaaagaaagggaCTTGGCAAAAGCACAAGTGATCTCTACCTCAG GTGATAAAGGGTTTGAGTTGAAGCTGCTGGAGAAAATACATAAGGAGGAGGTGGCTGCACTGAAGAAGAGACTGCAGTGGTATGCTGAGAATCAGGAGCTGCTGGACAAAGATGCAGCCAGACTCCAATCAGCCAatgcagagacacagagactAACTGAGCAGGTGAGATGGTAA
- the mrap2a gene encoding melanocortin-2 receptor accessory protein 2A yields the protein MPMLQHPNTTAGVSHTDYEWRYEYYDDEEPVSFEGLKAHKYSIVIGFWVGLAVFVIFMFFVLTLLTKTGAPHPESAEPCEDCVHLTSCVEELGRPREPDNTRAGLPRPLLEESHFLFNCYINEEEQAGERSLSQTHRVHTQSSSSESSGQVKTGRLISQSTHLEMMEDNEAAFLAHFNIPNFVNSELSSTLGDDDLLLGEPPIIMESESHSHSTSHIRD from the exons ATGCCTATGTTGCAGCACCCAAACACTACTGCTGGCGTTTCTCACACAGATTATGAATGGAGGTACGAATACTACGATGACGAAGAGCCAGTTTCCTTCGAGGGACTCAAAGCACACAAAT ATTCCATTGTAATTGGCTTCTGGGTTGGTCTTGCGGTCTTTGTCATTTTTATGTTCTTTGTGCTCACTCTTCTGACCAAGACAGGAGCTCCGCATCCAGA GAGTGCTGAACCATGTGAGGATTGTGTGCATCTGACTAGCTGTGTTGAGGAACTAGGCCGCCCTCGGGAGCCAGATAACACCAGAGCTGGCTTACCTCGACCCTTACTGGAGGagtctcactttctctttaaCTGCTACATTAATGAAGAAGAGCAGGCAGGAGAGCGGTCATTAAGCCAAACCCACAGAGTTCACACACAATCAAGCAGCAGTGAGTCGAGCGGCCAGGTGAAAACCGGTCGCCTAATTAGCCAGAGTACACACCTGGAGATGATGGAAGATAATGAAGCAGCTTTTCTGGCTCATTTCAACATCCCAAACTTTGTGAATTCTGAACTCAGCTCCACACTAGGTGATGATGACTTACTGCTGGGTGAGCCACCCATAATAATGGAAAGTGAATCTCATTCACATAGTACCAGTCACATTAGAGACTAA